Proteins encoded in a region of the Rutidosis leptorrhynchoides isolate AG116_Rl617_1_P2 chromosome 9, CSIRO_AGI_Rlap_v1, whole genome shotgun sequence genome:
- the LOC139865665 gene encoding serine carboxypeptidase-like 45, whose translation MAVLMLLILCSLMVVNEAFLGLSDKILKLPGQPQVGFQQFAGYVSLDAKSERALFYYFVEAEVDPVSKPLVLWLNGGPGCSSLGVGAFSENGPFRPNGQGLVRNEYSWNTEANILYLETPVGVGFSYDSSNSSAYEVVTDAITARDNLVFLHKWFIKFPHYQQRDLFITGESYAGHYIPQLAELMVQFNKKHKIFNLKGFALGNPVLEYATDLNSRAEYFWSHGLISDSTYKLFTSSCNYSRYVSEYYRDSVSPICSKVYSLVSRETSRFVDKYDVTLDVCIPSVLSQSKIITPQQVTERVDVCVEDETVNYLNRCDVRKALHARLVGVGKWDVCSNILDYELLNIEIPTINIVGSLIKEGIRVLVYSGDQDSVIPLMGSRTLVNRLATELGLKTTVPYRVWFEGQQVGGWTQVYGNIFSFATIRGASHEAPFSQPERSLVLFRSFLKGNPLPETF comes from the exons ATGGCTGTTTTAATGCTGCTTATTCTGTGTTCTTTAATGGTGGTTAATGAAGCTTTTTTGGGTTTATCTGACAAGATTTTGAAGTTACCTGGACAACCACAAGTTGGGTTTCAACAGTTTGCAGGGTATGTGAGTTTAGATGCAAAGAGTGAAAGAGCACTTTTTTACTATTTTGTTGAAGCTGAAGTTGATCCAGTTTCAAAGCCATTGGTTCTTTGGTTAAATGGAG GGCCTGGTTGCTCATCACTTGGTGTTGGAGCATTTTCTGAAAATGGGCCTTTTAGACCAAATGGTCAGGGTCTGGTAAGAAATGAGTATAGTTGGAACACAG AGGCAAATATATTGTATCTTGAGACCCCAGTTGGAGTAGGATTCTCATATGATTCATCAAATTCTTCTGCTTATGAGGTTGTTACTGATGCAATAACAG CCAGAGACAATCTTGTGTTCTTGCACAAATGGTTCATCAAATTTCCTCACTATCAGCAGAGGGATCTGTTCATTACAGGAGAAAGTTATGCAG GTCACTATATACCACAACTAGCAGAACTCATGGTTCAATTCAATAAAAAGCATAAGATTTTCAATTTAAAAGGATTTGCT CTAGGAAATCCAGTTTTGGAATATGCAACCGATTTAAATTCAAGAGCAGAGTATTTTTGGTCGCATGGCCTTATATCAGATTCGACGTACAAGTTGTTCACATCTTCATGCAATTATTCTCGTTACGTGAGTGAATACTATCGAGATTCGGTTTCACCTATATGTTCAAAAGTTTATAGTCTAGTGAGCAGAGAAACTAGTCGATTTGTGGACAAATATGACGTAACGTTAGACGTTTGTATTCCTTCGGTGCTCTCCCAATCCAAAATCATTACTCCTCAG CAAGTAACCGAAAGGGTTGATGTTTGCGTGGAAGACGAAACTGTTAATTATCTTAACCGTTGTGATGTTCGCAAAGCCTTGCACGCTCGCTTGGTTGGAGTCGGCAAATGGGATGTTTGTAGCAA CATCCTAGATTACGAACTGCTCAACATTGAGATACCTACAATCAACATCGTGGGGTCACTCATCAAGGAAGGAATTCGAGTTCTGGTCTATAG tGGCGATCAAGATTCTGTAATTCCTTTGATGGGGAGCCGAACTTTAGTCAATCGACTTGCTACAGAACTTGGACTCAAAACAACGGTTCCATACCGAGTTTGGTTCGAGGGCCAACAG GTTGGAGGGTGGACACAAGTATATGGAAATATATTCTCGTTTGCAACAATACGAGGTGCATCGCATGAAGCACCATTCTCACAACCTGAGAGATCACTAGTGTTGTTTCGCTCGTTCCTAAAAGGAAATCCTTTACCTGAAACGTTTTAA